One Leptolyngbya subtilissima AS-A7 genomic window, GGGGCCGACATACCACTCGCCATGTAGAGCTGTTCGAACTGCCGGGGGGCGGCTTTTTAGCAGATACCCCTGGCTTTAACCAACCCGATCTGGCATTGACCCCGCTGGTCCTGGGTCAGTGTTTTCCAGAAATTCGGTCACGTCTAGCCAAGGGTGTTTGCCAATTTAACGATTGTCTACATCAGGACGCGCCGGGCTGCGCTGTCGACCCCCACTGGTCTCGCTATGACTTTTACCTCACCCTGCTGAAAGAAGCCCTTGAGTACCAGGAGGGCCAACAGCAGCAGCGTGACCCTGACGCTCCGCTCAAGCTCAGAATGGGAGAGCAGGGACAGCAGCGCCAAGAGCCCAGGCTCCAGACTAAAAAATATCGTCGCCCATCGCGCCGTCACCAGAAACAAAGGCTTGACTATCTACGCTATGACCTAGATGGGTCTGGCGATAGTCTTGATCCGCAGTCTAGTGACGTTGACTGGCCCGAAGACAATGGCTTGAGCTAGTCAAACTGGGCTTGAATTCGGTGCTGGCTAGGCTGCAATCGTTAGGGTTCTGGCCACTTAGCGCTGATTAATCGCTTGCAGTTAAATGAATAGAGCGCCAGATAATGGTCAGCCCTCAGAGCCTAAGTCTTCTGACCTGCAAAACATGCTGACGCTTTACTTGCCTAAACTATTAAAAATTTGAAACCCTGCCGGATTTTATATTTTCTTTTTTTTTATGGGGTTTTCCCCAGAGTTTTCCCCAGATTTAACGGAGTTTTCCACAGAAATTAACGGCGGAGTAGTCATTAAGACCAAAACTGAAAATCAGGATTCTCCACAGGTACATCAGATCGCTTGTGTGCTGGTAATTACAAATAGCCCAGACGGGGATCGCTGAAACCCTTGAGACCTCGTTGCCAAAACTGGGGGATAGCGGATCGGGGTGTAGTTGGCAAGATTGACATCCCCCTGCCCTCTGGTGACAATGGTGCGACCAGCTTACACAGCGCTTCTGTTCCAGCTTGTCTATGGGCTTTAAGTTCCCTTCCAGCAAGGGATCCAGCCTGTTAAGCAGTTGGTGGGGGCTGTATTTTGCTGTCTAGTTTCAGATTGGGGAAGTGGAAATGAGTGAGCAATCAATGGCGACTATGGCATCGAGAATCAGCCTCAGCGTAGAAGTGCCGGAGGAGTTGTTTGAGGCCATGCGCGACTATGTAGAGACCCACCCATCGTGGAGCCAACACCGGGTGTTCTGCGCGGCGCTGTCACTATTTTTGATGCAGAACGGTATTAGCGATCGCCGTATCAATCGTCTATACCTAGACGCAGTGTTCGACTACGCTGCCTAATTTTGTGGGAAGGTTCTGACACTGAGCCTTCAGATGAATCCAATTAGGTAACGATGGATTAATTGGGGTCTGTAAGTTAATGCCTTGCAATAGCTAGTATCTGGCGATCGCCCAAACCTTGATTTTTGGTTGTTGTAAAAGTTTAAGTACTAATTGGCACCACGCTCAATCAATCGCCAGGCCAAGCTTTGTAGCCCTGGCGAGCTAGCCGAGGCCAAAGCTAACTGATTCGCTGCCAAACCTGGATAGGTGGCCACAATCGCCGAACGCTTCTTTGCCACAATGCTCGGGTGGCAGCTACAAATTTGCGAAAGGGCGCCCCTCTTGGAGCGCCCTTTCGCATTTCGTACAGTCTTGGGGTGACTGAGCTACGAAACCGGCTCTAAACGGACCAAGCGACCGTTGGGGTCGTCGGTCAGGACGTA contains:
- a CDS encoding DUF2811 domain-containing protein; this translates as MSEQSMATMASRISLSVEVPEELFEAMRDYVETHPSWSQHRVFCAALSLFLMQNGISDRRINRLYLDAVFDYAA